In Nitrospinota bacterium, the following proteins share a genomic window:
- a CDS encoding glycosyltransferase family 2 protein: MISVVIPVYNEVESLTPLMERLLPAMAAIGEPYEVIFIDDGSSDGTARALDNIGEKQRGLVKVIHFRTNMGKSAALQAGFDESAGELIVMMDGDLQDQPEEINKLLAALREKNLDMVTGWKANRMDPISKTFPSKFFNRMLNRLSGLSIHDFNCGLKAFKRECLTSFTLYGQLHRFILVLAAHRGFKVGEVPVIHAPRLYGVSKYGVKRFYHGIMDILTVFFITRYLESPLYFFGIYGVTSMLVAVPIGAYFLIMHFLSFGWADPRWRLTEHPIWIVSPILFLLGLIMIFFGLIGELITYHLISSGRSGPHQVKRPPAD; this comes from the coding sequence ATGATTTCCGTGGTGATACCGGTTTACAACGAAGTGGAGTCATTGACCCCGCTGATGGAAAGGCTTCTGCCCGCAATGGCCGCCATAGGCGAGCCGTACGAGGTGATATTCATCGATGACGGCAGCTCGGACGGGACGGCGCGCGCGCTGGACAATATCGGGGAAAAACAGCGCGGCCTGGTCAAGGTGATCCATTTCCGGACAAACATGGGCAAATCCGCCGCGTTGCAGGCCGGTTTTGACGAATCGGCAGGCGAGCTGATCGTGATGATGGACGGCGACCTGCAGGACCAGCCCGAGGAGATAAACAAGCTCCTTGCCGCCTTGCGCGAAAAGAACCTGGACATGGTGACAGGATGGAAGGCCAACAGGATGGACCCCATCTCCAAAACATTCCCGTCCAAGTTCTTCAACCGGATGCTCAACAGGCTGTCCGGGCTTTCAATACATGATTTTAACTGCGGCCTGAAGGCCTTCAAGCGTGAGTGCCTCACAAGTTTCACCCTGTATGGCCAGCTGCACAGGTTCATCCTCGTGCTGGCCGCGCACCGGGGTTTTAAGGTCGGCGAAGTCCCGGTGATCCACGCCCCGCGCCTTTACGGCGTCTCAAAATACGGGGTGAAGCGGTTCTATCACGGAATCATGGACATATTGACGGTGTTCTTCATCACCCGTTATCTGGAGTCGCCCCTTTATTTCTTCGGGATATACGGCGTCACTTCGATGCTGGTGGCCGTTCCCATCGGGGCGTACTTCCTAATCATGCACTTCCTGTCGTTCGGATGGGCCGATCCGCGCTGGAGGCTCACCGAACATCCCATATGGATAGTCTCCCCGATACTTTTCCTGCTTGGCCTGATCATGATCTTTTTCGGGCTTATCGGCGAGCTTATAACCTACCACCTTATTTCTTCCGGGCGCAGCGGCCCGCATCAGGTGAAACGTCCTCCGGCGGATTGA